The Deltaproteobacteria bacterium GWA2_45_12 genome contains the following window.
CTGGAATATCCTTTATTGGCTGACTTAAACAAAAAAATCGCCGCTGATTATGGTGTTCTTTTAGATGCCGGTATTGCCCTGCGTGGGTTGTTTATCATCAACCCTGAAGGGGTCATTCAATATGAAGTGGTGCACGACTTAGGGATAGGCCGCAATGTGGACGAAACACTGCGCGTTTTGGAAGCCATCCAGACGGTAGCCAAGACAGGTGAAGTCTGCCCCGCCAACTGGCAAAAAGGCAAGGCCACCATGAAGCCGGACCCTGTAAAGTCAAAAGAATATTTTGGCAAGGCAGGTTGATGTCCTATCCGCGTAGGGACTCCGCATCGCGGAGTCCCTACCTTTCCTTCCATTCATCCAAGGTGTGATTCAACATCCCCTTCAACTGTTCTGCAACCAGATAAACTTCTTTTTCCCCTTCCAGACGTACATAGCTTGAAAATAAATCGGGGCCCTCTTTTCCTATATAAACACGGGCCAATTTTTTTCCTTCTTTATCAAAAAAACCAAGGTTTAATCCGTAATCATGAATTTCAAACAAGGTGTATTTTTCAGGGTTGTTTGTCACCGGGACTCCTTTTGGAAGGGCTAACAAGACATCAATCATTCTTTCCACCATTTCCTGATTGGCCACAACAGGAGTGGAGGTTTCTCCTGTTTTCTTTTTGTCTTTGGCCCCCTCTTTTTTGGCTGTATCCGGTTTGGTTTGTTCCATTTTTTCCTGAAGCGCGGTTTTCTTTTCTTCGACAACCCATTTGTTTTCCGCATTTTTGCTGAACTTAAAACCCTGGATGAAATGTTCAATTTCTATGGCAACAATGTTTTCTTTGGATATTTGAATAAAAGGTTCTCCAATGGTTTCATTTTTTGGACCAAAGGGCTTTTCAAAAAGAGCTACCACAAGCCCCAAAGCCAAAAAGACAACCAAAAGTGTGAGAATTTTTTTGGACATTATATTTACACCCGCACCTCGACTCCGCTCGGTGACCGGTCCCTGAGCGAAGTCGAAGGGCGGTCCCTGAGCGGAGTGGTCCCCGAGCGGAGTCGAGGGGTGGAAGGACCAAATTAAACCAGAAATTCTTCCGCCACCGCTTCATGCTTTTTACGACGACGCCAGCGGATAAACAACCCCAGAAAAATCACCAAGAGCGGAATGCCAACCACATGCCCATAACGAAGAAACGACTTCGCCTCGGTATTAAGTTCCACCAAGGGGCGTACCGTGGCACTGCGCGACCGAATGCCAATGAGCGCATCTCCCCAGGTAATCCAGTCAACCAGGTTTTGGATAAACAAGAGATTGTGCTGAAATTCTTCCAAAAGCGGGTCACGCATAAACTGGTTATTGGCCACCACAATCAAGCGAGAAGGTTTTTGCCCTTCCTTCTCTTTTTCCAAAAGCAGGGCCAGTGTATGGGGTTTGCCGGCCTGAATTTCCAGGCTTTCAAAAATTTGCGGAGACACATTGGGGTCCCCTTCTTGTTCAAAAGAATCTTGGGAACTCTGGGCCAAGACGGTGGGCTTCCATCCGGTATTTTTGTTGGAATCAAAGGAAAGCGATGTGCTCCACGGAAAAACAAGCTCTTCTAATTGTGCTGTCATGGGATTTTCGCGATTCAAGCCCTCTTTAGAAACCCTGATAAAAAAGGGATAGG
Protein-coding sequences here:
- a CDS encoding thioredoxin peroxidase; the encoded protein is MSLVQKKAPEFETEAVVGTEFKKIKLADYKGKWAVLFFYPLDFTFVCPTEITAFSDRIADFKKLGAEVLGCSVDSKFSHLAWVNTDRKNGGLGKLEYPLLADLNKKIAADYGVLLDAGIALRGLFIINPEGVIQYEVVHDLGIGRNVDETLRVLEAIQTVAKTGEVCPANWQKGKATMKPDPVKSKEYFGKAG